Proteins from a genomic interval of Pseudomonadota bacterium:
- a CDS encoding FAD-dependent oxidoreductase, with translation MNNARRDGLLPDDAYNRELAANVRPSNWINPQPSGAYNLAVIGAGTAGLVTAVVAAGLGAKVALVEKALMGGDCLNAGCVPSKALIRAARASSGLRNAEEFGLRITGEVGYDFPAAMARMRRLRARISNNDSVERYTRLGVDVYLGEGRFTAGDRIAVGDQTLNFRKAAVCTGTRAAAPPIPGLMEAGYLTNETVFDVTALPRRLAVVGAGPIGCELAQTFARFGSEVWVLERAERILVRDDPDAARVVQQRMESEGVKFALNADISQVSRAERGKILGYETQGRRQELCVDEVLVGVGRAPNVEGLGLEAAGVDFDTTAGVRVDDRLRTTNPSIYAAGDVCSAYKFTHVADALAQIVIQNALFPHPFGFGLRHHALAPRPLVHLHHARDCPCGDGCGCLRRAGHGNRNLYLRSGRG, from the coding sequence GTGAATAACGCGCGCCGCGACGGGCTCCTTCCCGATGATGCGTACAACCGCGAGCTGGCCGCGAACGTCCGCCCGAGTAACTGGATTAATCCACAGCCTTCCGGAGCGTACAACCTGGCCGTCATCGGGGCGGGAACGGCCGGGCTCGTGACGGCGGTGGTGGCGGCGGGGCTGGGCGCGAAGGTGGCGCTGGTCGAAAAAGCGCTAATGGGCGGTGATTGCCTTAACGCGGGCTGCGTCCCTTCCAAGGCCTTGATTCGCGCCGCGCGAGCATCGTCCGGGCTGCGCAACGCGGAGGAGTTCGGATTGCGGATTACGGGCGAGGTCGGCTACGACTTCCCCGCGGCCATGGCGCGCATGCGGCGGCTGCGCGCACGCATCAGCAACAACGATTCGGTTGAACGTTACACCCGCCTCGGGGTCGATGTTTACTTGGGCGAAGGGCGCTTCACCGCAGGGGACCGGATCGCGGTTGGGGACCAGACGCTGAACTTCAGAAAAGCAGCGGTCTGCACGGGTACGCGCGCGGCGGCGCCGCCGATCCCCGGTCTCATGGAAGCCGGCTATCTCACCAATGAAACGGTCTTCGATGTGACGGCGCTACCGCGCCGGTTAGCGGTCGTCGGGGCCGGGCCGATCGGCTGCGAACTGGCGCAGACCTTCGCTCGCTTCGGGAGCGAGGTCTGGGTGCTAGAACGCGCCGAGCGTATCCTCGTGCGGGACGATCCGGACGCGGCCCGCGTCGTGCAGCAGCGGATGGAAAGCGAGGGAGTAAAGTTCGCATTGAACGCCGACATAAGCCAGGTGAGCCGCGCTGAACGCGGAAAGATTCTAGGCTATGAAACACAAGGCCGGCGGCAGGAATTGTGTGTCGATGAAGTCCTCGTGGGCGTAGGCCGAGCCCCAAACGTCGAGGGCCTGGGCTTGGAAGCGGCCGGGGTCGATTTCGATACCACGGCCGGCGTGCGCGTGGATGATCGTTTGCGGACCACGAATCCTTCGATTTACGCCGCCGGTGATGTCTGCTCCGCGTACAAATTTACCCACGTGGCCGATGCTTTGGCGCAAATTGTGATCCAAAACGCGCTTTTTCCTCATCCCTTTGGGTTTGGGCTACGCCACCACGCGCTCGCTCCTCGTCCCCTGGTGCACCTACACCACGCCCGAGATTGCCCATGTGGGGATGGATGCGGCTGCTTGCGCCGCGCGGGACATGGAAACCGAAACCTATACTTACGATCTGGCCGAGG